Sequence from the Streptomyces mobaraensis NBRC 13819 = DSM 40847 genome:
CCGCTGGCCGTCGATCCGGCGACGACCGAGGCGCTCGGCCGGGCGGCCGAACGGCGGGGTGTGCCGCTGTGGGTGGGGTTCCAGCGCCGCTTCGACCCCGGCTTCGCCGGCCTGCGGGCCCGCGCCGCCGCCGGCGACCTGGGGCGGGCGCACGTCCTCCGGCTGGTCTCGCACGACATGGCCCCTCCCCCGCTCGCCCGGCTCCGGGAGAGCGGTTCGGTCTTCACCGACCTGATGCTGCACGACTTCGACCTGGTCCGGTGGCTCACCGGCCGGACGATCGTCCGGGTGACCGCCGACGGCGCGGCCTTGGCCTGCCCCGAACTGGCGGACCTCGGCGACTTCGACACGGTCACCGCCATGCTGCGGCTCGACGACGGCACCCTCGCGGTCCTCACCGCCGGCCGCCGGCAGCCCCTGGGCTACGACGTACGGGCCGAACTGCTGGGCGAACAAGGCAACTTGGAGGCGACCCCCACGGGCGCGGCCGAGCCCGGCGCGGGCGGTGCGCCGGCCCCTCGCCACCAGGGCTACTGGGACCGCTTCGCCACCGCCTACCGCACCCAGTTGCGCGCCTTCCTCACCACCGCCGCCGGCGGCCCGCCCGCCCCGGCCGCGGCCGGCTGGCGCGACTCCCACGCGGCCCTGCGCTGCGCGCTGGCCGCGGAGCGGTCGGTGGCGGGGGGATCGGTTCCGGTGGCGTTGTGAAGGGGTGCGGGGGCACAGAGGGCACAGAGGGAGCAGAGGCAGCGGCGGGCGCGTGGGGCGGCCGAGGCGCCCGGATCGCCGCGACGACCGGGGCCGGAGGAGCCGCCGGAGCCGCCGGAGCCGCCGGAGCCCGCGGGGTTCACCGGGCCGCCCCGGTCGGCGGAGCGGACGAGGCTGCCGCCCAGACCACTGCGGCCGGCACCCCGGCAGCCGCGGGGGTCACCGGAGTCTCCCGAGCCACCGAGGTATCCGGAGACGCCGAGCGCGGCACGCCCGCCGTCCGGGACGCGCCGAGCGGGCCGGGGGCCGTGGCGGAAGCCGTGCGCGTCGCCAGGATAGGGGCCGTCCGGGGAAGCGGCGGCCCGGTGCCGGTCCTCTCACGGGGGCCGTGCTCGTATCCGCCGTGGCGGCTCCCGCGGAGCCTGCCACCGGGCCCGTCGCCGGACCCGCCGTCGGCCTGGCTCCGAGGCGGACGGCCCCCGCCCGGACGGTGCCGTGGGCCGGGCGCCGCCGGGGCGTCCGCCGCCACGGCGTTCGCGGACTTTGCACGTCCGCGCCCCCCGGGCAAACCCCGCCCGGGGAAAGCGCGGCGCACCGAACAGAAAGAGAGCACCCGTCATGTCCGATCTCGCCACGCTCCCGACCGCCCCCGCCCGCGCCCTGGAGCGGGACTTCCGCCTGCTCTGGATCGGCAGCGGCATCAGCCAGCTCTGCGGGATGGCGACGGTCGTCGCCTTCCCGCTGCTCGCCGCCCGGACGCTGGGGGCGACGGTCGGTGAGGTCGGGCTGATCACGGCGGCGGGCTATCTGCCGTGGCTGGTGCTGACGCTGCCCGCCGGTGTGTACGGCGCGCGGCTGCGCCCGCGGACGCTGCTGCTCCTCGCCGACCTCGGCCGCGCGGTGATCGTCACCATGGTGCCGGTCCTGGCGGCGACGGGGCACCTGGCGCTGTGGCACCTCTACCTGTCGAACGTGCTGGTCAGTTGCGCGACGGTGTTCTACGAGATCGTGTACCTGTCCATGCCGCCGCGGATGCTGCCCAAGGACCGGCTCGTGCACGGGAACGTCCGGCTGCAGATGGCGCGCGCGGTGTCGCTGGCCTTCGGTCCGGCGGTGGCCGGGTTCACGGTGCAGGTGCTGGGGCCCGAGCGGGCCCCGCTGCTCAACGTGGGCGGTTTCGCGGCCTCCGCGGCGTGCAATCTGCTGATGAGGGCGCAGATCGAGGCCCCCGGCGCGGCGCCGGGCACGGCGGGCCGCGCGACGGGCCTGTGGGCGGAACTCGCCGAGGCGTTCCGCTTCGTGGCGCGACGACCGGTCATCCTGGCGTCGATCGCGGGTTCCGCCCTGGGGAACTGCTGCTTCGCCGCGTACGAGGCGCTCGTCGTCCTCTTCCTGGCCGACGACGTCGGGGTGGCCCCCGGCACTCTGGGCCTGCTGATCGGCTCGGTGGGCATCGGCGGGCTGGTCGGGGCGTTCGGCGCGGGCCGTGTCGCGCGGCGGCTGGGCACGGCCCGCGCGGTCTGGACCCCCGCGGCGGTGTGCGCCCCCGCGGGACTGCTGCTGCCGCTGACCCGGCCGGGCACCGGGCTGTTCCTGTTCCTGTCCGGGGC
This genomic interval carries:
- a CDS encoding Gfo/Idh/MocA family oxidoreductase translates to MSGGTARGEGPVVGLLGCGRIGALYAAHLAALGPHRLVCVDVVPERAEALARKAPRGSVADSVEVLVSRGCDAALVTAATTSHPELVAELVGAGVPTLCEKPLAVDPATTEALGRAAERRGVPLWVGFQRRFDPGFAGLRARAAAGDLGRAHVLRLVSHDMAPPPLARLRESGSVFTDLMLHDFDLVRWLTGRTIVRVTADGAALACPELADLGDFDTVTAMLRLDDGTLAVLTAGRRQPLGYDVRAELLGEQGNLEATPTGAAEPGAGGAPAPRHQGYWDRFATAYRTQLRAFLTTAAGGPPAPAAAGWRDSHAALRCALAAERSVAGGSVPVAL
- a CDS encoding MFS transporter: MSDLATLPTAPARALERDFRLLWIGSGISQLCGMATVVAFPLLAARTLGATVGEVGLITAAGYLPWLVLTLPAGVYGARLRPRTLLLLADLGRAVIVTMVPVLAATGHLALWHLYLSNVLVSCATVFYEIVYLSMPPRMLPKDRLVHGNVRLQMARAVSLAFGPAVAGFTVQVLGPERAPLLNVGGFAASAACNLLMRAQIEAPGAAPGTAGRATGLWAELAEAFRFVARRPVILASIAGSALGNCCFAAYEALVVLFLADDVGVAPGTLGLLIGSVGIGGLVGAFGAGRVARRLGTARAVWTPAAVCAPAGLLLPLTRPGTGLFLFLSGALLFHAGYAVFTVGQATLVQLLTPADLLQRTVACVRFVSRGMLFVGGLVGGALGSLFGPRLGLAVVMLLWIGAPLVTASSRLRFWRDIPPTE